In Salinarimonas sp., a genomic segment contains:
- the phnL gene encoding phosphonate C-P lyase system protein PhnL produces MTQSLVTLENVSKTFTLHLREGTRLEVVETVSFAVAPGECVVLGGPSGAGKSSLLKMIYGNYRCDAGAIRVRDEDGCVVDVATAAPREVMRLRRSTMGYVSQFLRVIPRIGAREVIAAEGREGGLAADAADARARALLALLNLPERLWELPPATFSGGEQQRVNIARGLIAPRRVLLLDEPTASLDAANRAVVIELIREKRAAGCALIGIFHDADVREAVATRVVDVTRFAARPAA; encoded by the coding sequence ATGACCCAATCCCTCGTCACCCTCGAGAACGTCTCCAAGACCTTCACGCTGCACCTGCGCGAAGGCACGCGGCTCGAGGTCGTCGAGACCGTCTCCTTCGCCGTCGCGCCCGGCGAATGCGTCGTCCTCGGCGGGCCCTCGGGCGCGGGCAAGTCCTCGCTCCTGAAGATGATCTACGGCAACTACCGCTGCGACGCCGGCGCGATCCGCGTGCGGGACGAGGACGGGTGCGTCGTCGACGTCGCCACGGCCGCGCCGCGTGAGGTGATGCGGCTGCGGCGCTCGACGATGGGCTATGTCAGCCAGTTCCTGCGCGTGATCCCGCGCATCGGCGCGCGCGAGGTGATCGCCGCGGAGGGGCGCGAGGGCGGCCTCGCCGCGGACGCCGCCGACGCGCGCGCCCGCGCGCTGCTCGCGCTCCTGAACCTGCCGGAGCGGCTCTGGGAACTGCCGCCGGCGACCTTCTCCGGCGGCGAGCAGCAGCGCGTCAACATCGCCCGGGGCCTGATCGCGCCCCGCCGCGTTCTGCTCCTCGACGAGCCCACCGCGTCCCTCGACGCCGCGAATCGCGCGGTCGTGATAGAGCTGATCCGCGAGAAGCGCGCCGCCGGATGCGCGCTGATCGGCATCTTCCACGACGCCGACGTCCGCGAGGCCGTCGCCACGCGCGTCGTGGACGTGACACGCTTCGCCGCTAGACCCGCCGCCTGA
- a CDS encoding alpha-D-ribose 1-methylphosphonate 5-triphosphate diphosphatase — MSSPPETATPNSPESVVFENAEIVLPEAVIRGFVAVADGRIVEVGEGRAPERGIDLGGETLIPGLVELHTDHLESHYAPRPKVRWHPLGAVLAYDAQIATAGITTVFDSLRAGIDVDGYGLGAELLTLAEALDEARRHHLFRADHHTHLRCEIPSPDVVDAVDNFAAMFPVGLISLMDHTPGQRQFRDLEKYFVYYGDKTHGGRAEAERAVEARIARSGPLVAENRPALIALAKARGIPLASHDDTTREEVEASYRAGISLAEFPTTVEAARACRERGITVVMGAPNLIRGGSHSGNVAAETLAQEGLLDILSSDYVPASLLMAAFRLPDRVPAIDLPAAIRTVTLNPARATGLGDRGAIAPGLRADLVRVRISGETPVVRQVWRAGERVA, encoded by the coding sequence ATGAGTTCTCCGCCCGAGACCGCCACGCCGAACAGCCCCGAGAGCGTCGTCTTCGAGAACGCCGAGATCGTGCTGCCCGAGGCCGTGATCCGCGGCTTCGTCGCGGTGGCGGACGGCCGCATCGTCGAGGTGGGGGAGGGGCGCGCGCCGGAACGCGGGATCGACCTGGGCGGCGAGACGCTGATCCCGGGCCTGGTGGAGCTCCACACCGACCATCTGGAAAGCCATTACGCGCCGCGTCCGAAGGTGCGCTGGCACCCGCTCGGCGCCGTGCTCGCCTACGACGCCCAGATCGCGACGGCGGGCATCACCACGGTGTTCGATTCGCTGCGCGCGGGCATCGACGTCGACGGCTACGGTCTCGGGGCGGAGCTGCTCACGCTGGCGGAGGCGCTCGACGAGGCGCGCCGGCACCACCTCTTCCGGGCCGACCACCACACCCATCTGCGCTGCGAGATCCCCTCGCCGGACGTGGTGGACGCGGTCGACAACTTCGCCGCGATGTTCCCGGTCGGGCTGATCTCGCTCATGGACCACACGCCCGGCCAGCGCCAGTTCCGCGACCTGGAGAAGTATTTCGTCTATTACGGCGACAAGACGCATGGCGGCCGGGCGGAGGCGGAACGGGCGGTGGAGGCGCGGATCGCCCGCAGCGGCCCCCTCGTCGCCGAGAACCGGCCGGCGCTGATCGCGCTCGCCAAGGCGCGCGGCATTCCCCTCGCGAGCCACGACGACACGACGCGCGAGGAGGTCGAGGCCTCCTACCGGGCCGGGATCTCGCTCGCGGAGTTCCCGACGACCGTGGAGGCGGCGCGCGCCTGCCGCGAGCGCGGCATCACCGTCGTGATGGGGGCGCCGAACCTGATCCGCGGCGGCTCGCATTCCGGCAACGTCGCCGCCGAGACGCTCGCCCAGGAGGGGCTGCTCGACATCCTCTCGTCGGACTACGTGCCCGCGAGCCTGCTGATGGCGGCCTTCCGCCTGCCGGATCGCGTGCCCGCGATCGACCTGCCCGCCGCGATCCGGACCGTCACGCTCAACCCCGCCCGCGCCACCGGGCTCGGCGACCGCGGCGCGATCGCGCCCGGCCTGCGCGCGGATCTCGTGCGGGTGCGGATCTCGGGCGAGACGCCCGTCGTGCGCCAGGTCTGGCGGGCGGGGGAGCGGGTGGCGTGA
- the phnN gene encoding phosphonate metabolism protein/1,5-bisphosphokinase (PRPP-forming) PhnN, which produces MRGALVLVVGPSGVGKDTLIAGARAALADDPRIRFPHRLVTRPVSPHEAHDTIDEAAFEAGIAEGRFALWWRAHGLGYAIPRAVAEEAARGALCVVNGSRASVAEARARLADIVTVVEITAPRDVVAARIAARGRDGAGEAAARLARADALAPIDADVTIVNDRTPAEGVAALVSALRTLASAHERA; this is translated from the coding sequence GTGAGGGGCGCGCTGGTCCTCGTCGTCGGCCCGAGCGGGGTGGGCAAGGATACGCTGATCGCCGGCGCGCGCGCGGCGCTGGCGGACGATCCGCGCATCCGCTTTCCACATCGGCTGGTGACGCGCCCCGTCTCCCCGCACGAGGCGCACGACACGATCGACGAGGCGGCCTTCGAGGCGGGGATCGCAGAGGGGCGCTTCGCGCTGTGGTGGCGCGCGCACGGGCTCGGATACGCGATCCCGCGCGCGGTCGCCGAGGAGGCCGCGCGCGGCGCCCTGTGCGTCGTCAACGGCTCGCGGGCGTCCGTCGCGGAGGCCCGGGCGCGCCTGGCCGACATCGTCACCGTCGTCGAGATCACGGCCCCGCGCGACGTGGTCGCCGCGCGCATCGCCGCCCGCGGCCGCGACGGCGCGGGCGAGGCCGCGGCGCGCCTCGCCCGTGCCGACGCGCTCGCGCCCATCGACGCCGACGTCACCATCGTCAACGATCGCACGCCCGCGGAGGGCGTCGCGGCGCTGGTGTCGGCCCTGCGGACGCTCGCGTCGGCTCACGAACGAGCCTGA
- a CDS encoding LuxR family transcriptional regulator gives MSRRSLDQTLEITRSIDRARSPADIAEALLFTGARFGFERVLAGTMPAPGSTRSQQLAHVLLADWPDEWARRYFSHGYLFADPAIRRVRAVGGPFLWSELELDCAEDAAARRVMNEAGEFGLRAGFTVPLAMLDGAVAGFSLAGERVELPPAMRGALTLIGSYAVARCVQLASPVDAARRRPPRLSPRETEALQWAAEGRTEGEIAEAMGISEHGVDKHMRVARRKLGTRNRTHAVAEAIRLGLVR, from the coding sequence ATGTCCCGCCGCTCGCTCGATCAGACGCTCGAGATCACGCGATCCATCGATCGCGCACGCAGCCCTGCCGATATCGCCGAGGCGCTGCTCTTCACCGGCGCGCGCTTCGGCTTCGAGCGCGTGCTCGCGGGGACGATGCCGGCTCCGGGGTCGACCCGGAGCCAGCAGCTCGCGCACGTCCTCCTCGCGGACTGGCCCGACGAATGGGCCCGGCGCTACTTCAGCCACGGCTACCTTTTCGCCGACCCGGCGATCCGGCGGGTGCGCGCGGTCGGCGGGCCGTTCCTCTGGAGCGAGCTGGAGCTCGATTGCGCCGAGGACGCCGCGGCGCGCCGCGTCATGAACGAGGCGGGGGAGTTCGGCCTGCGCGCCGGCTTCACCGTGCCCCTGGCCATGCTCGACGGCGCCGTGGCCGGCTTCTCCCTCGCCGGGGAGCGCGTCGAGCTTCCGCCCGCCATGCGGGGGGCGCTCACGCTGATCGGCTCCTACGCCGTGGCCCGCTGCGTACAGCTCGCGAGCCCCGTCGACGCGGCGCGCCGCCGGCCGCCGAGGCTCTCGCCGCGCGAGACCGAGGCTCTGCAATGGGCCGCCGAAGGTCGGACCGAGGGCGAGATCGCGGAGGCCATGGGCATTTCCGAGCACGGCGTCGACAAGCACATGCGAGTCGCGCGCCGCAAGCTCGGCACGCGCAACCGAACGCATGCCGTCGCCGAGGCGATCAGGCTCGGCCTCGTCCGCTGA